One window of the Shewanella khirikhana genome contains the following:
- a CDS encoding putative bifunctional diguanylate cyclase/phosphodiesterase, whose amino-acid sequence MVYLAAFLGACITLLGWLWYRQSRRIELFLHHLTRELASKVEQRQPLNLPYIPEAFYPLYQAIQHLLLYAPSHSGKDKLTGLPNRVGFKRAMTHAMPVTAGTLVLIDLYRFRYVNDLFGFVFGDKLLHAFADRLRLMPKKPRQIARMNGDEFLLFFDQPLDDKALLEMKQLLQQPFSIQETPVSVRLQMGYVQLDEHHADVSQMLRRVDLALKRARNQKEMLAAYELDDDISQRRELSIINSLPKALAQHQLYLVYQPKESLHQGGCEQVEALMRWEHPELGLISPGEFIPLAEYAGMIDLVSAWALEQVLKQQVQWRSEGIQIRVAVNLSVEDLQEGSLPSVVASALARYQLPGDVLALEITESTLMSNPAKATDNIHKLRSLGVKVAIDDFGTGHSSLAYLKDLPADEVKIDKAFLEGILTEPRNRSIMATSIQLAKGLGFEVTVEGIETEAMRAMVRELGADNIQGDFFAKPMRALELEMDLRRLGIAKEA is encoded by the coding sequence ATGGTTTATCTAGCGGCATTTCTCGGTGCCTGCATCACGCTGCTGGGGTGGCTTTGGTATCGCCAATCCCGTCGCATCGAGTTATTCCTGCATCATCTTACCCGCGAACTGGCCAGCAAGGTTGAGCAGCGCCAGCCCCTGAATCTGCCTTATATTCCCGAAGCTTTTTACCCGTTGTATCAAGCGATTCAGCATTTGCTGCTGTATGCCCCAAGCCACAGTGGCAAGGACAAGCTGACAGGGTTACCCAACAGGGTTGGCTTTAAACGGGCCATGACCCACGCCATGCCGGTGACCGCCGGTACTCTGGTACTGATTGATTTATATCGCTTTCGTTACGTAAACGACCTGTTCGGCTTCGTGTTTGGCGACAAATTGCTGCACGCCTTTGCCGACCGTTTGCGGCTGATGCCGAAAAAGCCAAGGCAAATTGCCCGCATGAACGGCGATGAGTTTTTACTGTTTTTCGACCAGCCGCTGGATGATAAGGCGCTGCTGGAGATGAAACAGCTGTTGCAGCAGCCGTTCAGCATTCAGGAAACCCCGGTGTCGGTCAGGCTGCAAATGGGTTATGTGCAGCTGGATGAACACCATGCCGACGTGAGTCAAATGCTCAGGCGGGTGGATTTGGCGCTCAAACGCGCCCGCAATCAAAAAGAAATGCTGGCCGCCTATGAGCTGGATGATGACATCAGTCAGCGCCGCGAGCTCTCCATCATCAACAGCCTGCCCAAGGCGCTGGCACAGCATCAACTGTATCTGGTGTATCAGCCCAAGGAATCACTGCATCAGGGCGGCTGCGAGCAGGTTGAGGCGCTGATGCGCTGGGAACACCCGGAGCTTGGTCTCATCTCCCCCGGTGAGTTTATTCCGCTGGCAGAGTACGCCGGCATGATAGATTTGGTCAGTGCCTGGGCGCTGGAGCAGGTGCTCAAGCAGCAGGTGCAGTGGCGCTCGGAAGGAATTCAGATCCGGGTGGCGGTAAATCTGTCGGTTGAAGATTTGCAGGAGGGCAGTTTGCCATCTGTGGTGGCGAGTGCGCTGGCGCGCTATCAACTGCCCGGCGATGTACTGGCGCTTGAAATTACCGAAAGCACCCTGATGTCCAACCCCGCCAAGGCCACCGACAATATCCACAAGCTGCGAAGCCTGGGGGTGAAGGTGGCCATTGATGACTTTGGCACCGGTCACTCTTCGCTGGCTTATTTGAAAGATCTGCCCGCCGATGAAGTGAAAATCGACAAGGCCTTCCTTGAGGGGATCCTCACCGAACCGAGAAACCGCAGCATAATGGCAACCAGCATCCAGCTTGCCAAAGGGCTGGGGTTTGAGGTGACAGTGGAAGGGATTGAAACCGAAGCCATGCGCGCCATGGTGCGGGAGCTTGGCGCGGATAACATTCAGGGTGATTTTTTTGCCAAACCCATGCGGGCTCTGGAGCTTGAAATGGATCTGCGCCGACTGGGGATTGCCAAAGAGGCCTGA
- a CDS encoding thioesterase family protein, producing MSHPGFASAAEHQFAVQIYYEDTDFSGVVYHANFIKYFERAREHVIGAGALKQLWLEQGIGFAVYRCDMVCNEGVEFADVVEVRSKVVIESKYRTLWQQEIWREGSSRPAVSGYIEMVCLNQARQLTPMPASLIESLQG from the coding sequence ATGTCACATCCGGGCTTTGCCAGCGCCGCTGAACATCAGTTCGCGGTTCAGATTTACTACGAAGACACCGACTTTTCCGGCGTGGTCTACCATGCCAATTTCATCAAATACTTCGAGCGCGCCCGCGAGCACGTTATTGGCGCCGGGGCACTCAAACAACTGTGGCTGGAACAGGGTATAGGCTTTGCCGTGTATCGCTGCGATATGGTCTGCAATGAAGGGGTGGAATTTGCCGACGTGGTGGAAGTACGCAGCAAGGTGGTGATTGAAAGCAAATACCGCACCCTGTGGCAACAGGAGATCTGGCGCGAGGGCAGCAGCCGTCCGGCGGTCAGTGGCTATATCGAGATGGTGTGTCTGAATCAGGCGCGCCAGCTTACACCTATGCCGGCAAGCCTTATCGAAAGCTTACAGGGCTGA
- a CDS encoding substrate-binding periplasmic protein, whose protein sequence is MSRLLYLLLIIGCFGIGALLSPLAHPSELPKKIRLAAEDSWPPFADAQGMGLSHRLVQRAFASESIEVESLVVPYNRGLILTEQGKVNAVFNVARQQSTETRFLFGAEPLFLASASFYQLKEKPPIAADKWSLPPGSRIGIVRGYEYGDEFDRLPNIELKVADNQYQLLNLLLTHKLDAVVMYDKVAGEFLHTTGVATEVYPVFSNHTSELFLAFDKGAAESAALAQALDRGLKRLKLSGEYQKLLADIGSTSRRD, encoded by the coding sequence ATGAGTCGATTGCTGTATTTACTGCTCATCATAGGTTGTTTCGGTATCGGTGCCTTACTGTCGCCGTTGGCGCATCCTTCTGAGCTCCCCAAAAAGATACGGCTGGCGGCCGAAGACAGTTGGCCACCTTTTGCAGATGCACAGGGCATGGGCCTGTCGCACCGCCTGGTGCAGCGTGCCTTTGCCAGCGAATCCATTGAGGTCGAATCCCTGGTGGTGCCTTATAATCGTGGCCTGATCCTCACCGAGCAGGGCAAGGTGAATGCCGTATTCAATGTGGCCCGCCAGCAGAGCACCGAAACCCGCTTTTTATTTGGCGCAGAGCCACTGTTTCTGGCATCGGCCTCTTTCTATCAGCTCAAAGAAAAACCGCCTATCGCAGCCGACAAATGGTCGCTGCCGCCCGGCAGCCGCATTGGTATAGTGCGCGGCTACGAGTACGGCGATGAGTTTGACCGTCTGCCCAATATTGAGCTCAAGGTGGCGGACAACCAATATCAGCTGCTGAATCTGCTGCTTACCCACAAACTGGATGCGGTAGTAATGTACGACAAGGTAGCGGGCGAATTTTTACACACCACAGGTGTAGCAACCGAGGTGTATCCCGTGTTCAGCAACCACACCAGCGAACTCTTTCTCGCCTTCGATAAAGGCGCAGCAGAATCGGCGGCGCTGGCACAGGCGCTGGATAGAGGCCTGAAGCGCTTGAAACTATCCGGTGAGTACCAAAAACTGCTGGCCGATATCGGCAGTACCAGCCGCAGGGATTGA
- a CDS encoding pilus assembly protein yields the protein MSNEFSKRFDSRLLPAARPRIAGFGSLQKLSKQLGGFTLALCAGLSSGLLRADDTSLYVYESSGRNDQRPQVLVIFDNSGSMDTEVKNANPSFTDSDNSVGSSERLYYTLDASETPPNPSDANEKRYFTNNKNACAKSYDFLKEYGIFTGFWRTYAYSGQTGSWVEFPRGDGTTIRTVDCYEDIQEKAYNNRGVHAQGLPVDGEGNRKGAQLYSWVDSGSTQTKKNQAYAKALKTGFGTGQVVTVYTKEYLDWYHGSKTKVTRTRIDIAKEAVTNVLLTTPGVDFGLAIFNRNNTNSGREGGRIVAGIKPTPSTVTTKKDLIRTIPTSGTTWTPLCETLYEAYRYFGGLSVEFGDDDPTQSPGRDTSIIKPNGAYISPFKKCQNRAYIVYVTDGEPTRDAAADTDIDDLTGGVDKYTSWPVSYLSSLSSWMNTHDVNPSMDGVQSVSTYTVGFSQGAAAAAELLRKTAEKGGGKYYDATDVDDLQKSLMQVFKNILEKNASFTAPSVASNNFNRIQTFDSVYYSMFLPNRGPRWSGNLKKFKVTSSGDIVDANNNSVIDSDGNIKKGACSHWSNATDCSQGDGNDVRIGGAAGMLQRMDSSKRNLISNLNGMKPLNVTNARSKAGGNSELAAHLGVVEGEVENLLNWAKGVDVDDDDDDNKVSEMRADIMGDPLHSKPLAINFGTNSKADIRVIVGTNHGVLHMFKDEDSKVSESWAFMPWEMLPKLATLRENQASGVHSIYGIDGSPVAWVKTNSSGVERAWLFFGLRRGGNAYYGMDITDPDSPSLMWRIDGASTGMDLMGQSWSKPVVTFIPGRETSPVLIFGAGYSPSNKDVTEVGTADSLGTGVFIVDAATGALVHAFGPNSSGNMTVMPGIRDSIPNEVAILDANNDGLTDRIYATDTGGNVWRMDLPGADPKDSNKRWTAFKFAALGGATEVTDRRFFAGPVVAQTAFNSTVEYSTTENGSTSTVTSTQLVPYDAVVVGSGLRPAPQDTKREDMFFTLQDRNIGVRSFDSSSSDRTPPQPLRITDLYDVTSAPPETKAQHIAFGRKRGWYYNFTRNGEKTLAAASIVKGRVFFTSYVPGEAAAADTNQCLVSGKGYLYGFDLHKGIRSYTQTYIEMGESVPDTPQLVVPEGDAMYLIGIGKAPEYMVKTRCENNNEHCDGCPPGDEKCIGGGMVTEKIYYYAN from the coding sequence ATGAGTAACGAGTTTTCGAAGCGGTTTGATTCACGCTTATTGCCAGCAGCCAGGCCTCGGATTGCTGGTTTTGGTTCTCTACAAAAGCTGTCAAAGCAACTGGGGGGATTTACTCTGGCGCTCTGTGCCGGCCTGTCATCCGGGTTGCTGAGGGCTGATGATACCTCCTTGTATGTTTATGAATCCTCAGGCCGAAACGATCAGCGTCCTCAGGTTTTGGTGATCTTCGATAACTCCGGCAGTATGGATACCGAGGTGAAAAACGCCAATCCATCATTTACTGACTCCGACAACAGCGTTGGCAGTTCTGAGCGACTTTATTACACACTGGATGCCTCGGAAACTCCGCCCAATCCCAGTGATGCCAACGAAAAACGCTATTTCACAAACAATAAAAACGCCTGTGCCAAATCCTATGATTTTCTTAAAGAATACGGCATTTTTACCGGCTTTTGGCGCACCTACGCCTACAGCGGTCAAACCGGTAGCTGGGTTGAGTTTCCTCGGGGAGACGGCACGACCATTCGTACCGTGGATTGCTACGAAGACATTCAGGAGAAGGCTTACAATAACCGTGGCGTACACGCTCAGGGTTTGCCGGTAGATGGAGAAGGTAACCGCAAGGGGGCTCAGTTATATTCCTGGGTGGACAGCGGCAGTACCCAAACGAAAAAAAACCAAGCCTATGCAAAGGCCCTGAAAACCGGTTTTGGTACCGGGCAGGTTGTTACCGTTTATACCAAGGAATATCTCGACTGGTACCACGGCTCCAAGACCAAGGTCACCCGTACCCGTATCGATATCGCCAAAGAGGCGGTAACCAATGTATTGCTGACTACCCCCGGGGTGGATTTCGGCTTGGCAATCTTTAATCGAAACAATACTAACTCTGGGCGCGAAGGTGGCCGTATTGTTGCTGGGATTAAACCGACCCCGTCGACTGTCACCACCAAAAAGGACCTCATCCGAACCATACCCACCAGCGGAACAACCTGGACGCCCCTATGTGAAACCCTTTATGAAGCTTACCGATACTTTGGTGGGTTATCGGTGGAATTTGGTGATGACGATCCCACGCAGTCGCCGGGAAGGGATACCAGTATCATTAAACCAAATGGTGCCTACATCTCGCCTTTTAAGAAATGCCAAAATCGGGCCTACATTGTTTATGTTACCGACGGTGAACCGACCCGCGATGCTGCAGCAGATACGGATATCGACGACCTGACTGGTGGCGTTGATAAATATACTTCATGGCCTGTGAGTTACCTGAGTTCGCTCTCCTCCTGGATGAATACCCACGATGTGAATCCCAGCATGGATGGAGTGCAAAGCGTCTCCACCTACACTGTGGGCTTTAGTCAGGGAGCGGCAGCGGCCGCAGAGCTGCTGCGTAAGACGGCTGAAAAAGGCGGCGGAAAATACTATGACGCTACCGATGTGGACGACCTGCAAAAATCCCTGATGCAGGTGTTTAAAAACATTCTTGAAAAGAACGCCAGTTTTACCGCGCCTTCGGTCGCAAGTAACAACTTTAACCGTATCCAGACCTTTGATTCGGTTTACTATTCTATGTTCTTGCCCAATCGTGGCCCGCGCTGGTCAGGTAACCTGAAAAAGTTCAAGGTGACCAGCAGCGGCGATATTGTCGATGCCAACAATAACAGCGTGATAGACAGCGACGGCAATATCAAAAAAGGCGCCTGTTCCCATTGGAGCAACGCCACCGACTGCAGCCAGGGCGATGGTAATGACGTACGTATTGGCGGCGCCGCCGGTATGCTGCAGCGCATGGACTCCAGCAAACGGAACCTGATTTCCAATCTCAATGGCATGAAGCCACTGAATGTCACCAATGCCCGCAGTAAGGCCGGTGGCAACAGTGAGCTCGCTGCCCACCTTGGGGTGGTCGAAGGCGAAGTGGAAAACCTGCTTAATTGGGCCAAGGGCGTGGATGTTGACGATGATGATGATGACAACAAGGTCAGCGAAATGCGTGCCGACATCATGGGCGATCCGCTCCACTCCAAGCCTCTGGCAATTAACTTTGGCACCAACTCAAAGGCCGATATCCGGGTCATAGTGGGCACCAACCATGGTGTGCTGCACATGTTCAAGGATGAAGACTCCAAGGTATCCGAGTCCTGGGCTTTTATGCCGTGGGAAATGTTGCCTAAACTCGCTACTCTGCGGGAAAACCAGGCCTCGGGCGTGCACTCCATCTATGGTATTGATGGCTCGCCGGTGGCTTGGGTGAAAACCAACAGCAGCGGCGTTGAACGTGCCTGGCTGTTCTTTGGCTTGCGCCGCGGCGGCAACGCCTACTATGGCATGGACATCACAGATCCGGATTCCCCCAGCCTGATGTGGCGTATTGACGGCGCCAGCACCGGCATGGATTTGATGGGCCAGAGCTGGTCCAAGCCCGTGGTGACCTTTATTCCCGGCCGTGAAACCTCGCCTGTGCTTATCTTTGGCGCGGGCTATTCCCCATCCAATAAAGATGTGACCGAAGTAGGGACTGCGGACAGCCTCGGCACCGGAGTATTTATTGTTGATGCGGCAACTGGCGCATTGGTGCACGCCTTTGGCCCCAACAGCAGTGGCAATATGACGGTGATGCCGGGCATTCGCGACAGCATTCCCAACGAAGTCGCCATCCTCGATGCGAACAACGATGGTCTGACCGACCGCATCTATGCCACCGACACAGGCGGTAACGTCTGGCGTATGGATTTGCCTGGCGCCGATCCCAAAGACAGCAACAAGCGCTGGACAGCGTTCAAGTTTGCGGCGCTTGGCGGCGCCACGGAGGTGACTGACCGACGCTTCTTTGCCGGCCCGGTTGTGGCGCAGACGGCATTTAACAGCACGGTAGAGTACAGCACCACCGAAAACGGCAGCACTTCAACGGTTACCAGCACCCAACTGGTTCCTTATGATGCGGTTGTGGTGGGCAGTGGTCTGCGTCCGGCTCCTCAGGATACCAAACGTGAAGACATGTTCTTTACCCTGCAGGACAGAAACATAGGCGTGCGCTCGTTTGACAGTTCATCCTCTGACAGAACACCGCCGCAGCCGCTGCGGATCACGGATTTGTATGATGTGACCTCGGCACCGCCCGAGACCAAGGCTCAACACATCGCCTTTGGCCGTAAGCGTGGCTGGTACTACAACTTTACCCGAAATGGTGAGAAGACCCTGGCGGCGGCCTCTATCGTGAAAGGACGGGTATTTTTCACCTCTTATGTACCGGGCGAAGCGGCGGCTGCCGACACCAATCAATGTTTGGTATCGGGTAAGGGCTACCTCTATGGCTTTGATTTACATAAGGGGATCCGCTCCTATACCCAAACCTACATTGAGATGGGTGAGAGTGTTCCCGACACCCCGCAGCTGGTGGTGCCCGAAGGCGATGCCATGTACCTGATTGGTATTGGAAAGGCGCCGGAATATATGGTGAAAACCCGCTGTGAGAACAACAACGAGCATTGTGACGGCTGTCCACCCGGCGATGAGAAGTGCATTGGTGGCGGCATGGTGACTGAGAAGATTTACTACTATGCGAACTAA
- a CDS encoding TapY2 family type IVa secretion system protein — MRTNILSLALLGAISLGAGAETRDEVATFKCFLDTNAGLGVYSFTWPEADTQKEMLALAGSPLVNSAMAAVGVRVYAKKVFECVPEHDSFASPKARKLDEERPR, encoded by the coding sequence ATGCGAACTAATATTTTGTCATTGGCGCTGCTTGGCGCCATCAGCCTGGGCGCGGGGGCCGAAACCCGCGATGAGGTAGCAACCTTCAAGTGCTTTCTCGACACCAACGCCGGGCTGGGGGTCTACAGCTTTACCTGGCCGGAGGCCGACACTCAAAAAGAGATGCTGGCGCTTGCCGGCAGCCCCTTGGTAAACAGTGCCATGGCCGCCGTGGGTGTGCGGGTGTATGCCAAAAAGGTGTTTGAGTGTGTGCCGGAGCATGACAGTTTCGCCTCGCCCAAGGCACGTAAGCTGGATGAAGAACGGCCGCGCTGA
- a CDS encoding substrate-binding periplasmic protein, with translation MPLRIVLLFALLFLPLSGQGEYGRTLTLVATDLPPFYSDTLVDKGPVAHLVMQALARRGYRVELKFYPFIRATALIKAGKADAIIGLWYRREREAWAEYSAPLQSVEIGFLARKDAQIAFAELGELKGRLIGISRGYANPPAIAANGLRTEEADSDETNLRKLLLGRVDMIVISRHVATYLIEHGSAEYRGQFEFVGDVLATEVFHLGVAKNRDAPELLVKDFNQAIEEMQKDGSMAAILSKLTTELN, from the coding sequence ATGCCATTGAGAATAGTGCTATTGTTTGCGCTGCTTTTCCTGCCCCTGAGCGGGCAGGGAGAGTATGGCAGAACCCTGACTCTGGTCGCCACCGACCTGCCCCCCTTCTATTCCGACACCCTGGTCGACAAAGGCCCGGTAGCCCATCTGGTTATGCAGGCGCTGGCACGGCGCGGCTACAGGGTTGAGCTGAAGTTCTATCCCTTTATCCGCGCCACCGCACTCATTAAAGCAGGTAAAGCCGATGCCATTATTGGTCTGTGGTATCGACGCGAGCGGGAGGCATGGGCGGAATACTCAGCCCCCTTGCAGTCGGTTGAAATTGGCTTTCTTGCCAGAAAAGATGCCCAAATCGCCTTTGCGGAGCTTGGCGAACTTAAAGGCCGACTGATTGGGATCAGCCGCGGCTATGCCAACCCGCCCGCCATTGCCGCCAACGGCCTTCGTACCGAAGAGGCCGACTCGGATGAAACCAATCTGCGCAAATTACTGCTGGGGCGGGTGGACATGATAGTGATCAGCCGCCATGTGGCGACCTACCTGATTGAGCACGGCTCCGCGGAATACCGGGGCCAGTTTGAGTTTGTGGGCGATGTGCTCGCCACCGAAGTGTTTCATTTGGGGGTGGCCAAAAATCGCGATGCGCCAGAGCTGCTTGTTAAGGACTTTAATCAGGCCATTGAAGAAATGCAAAAGGATGGCTCGATGGCCGCCATCCTTTCCAAATTAACCACTGAGCTCAATTAA
- a CDS encoding metallophosphoesterase, translating to MYKRSAVRASVFKLLLLPLALGAPLLSLPASAQVKVEPQNKTAPTLVDNGPFNDGPYVIDNASGSADALWICQRELKKTAGTGQLTRPSHCGDLPQPLIHAPYAIDPDKYGKVNTLVALSDVHGQFDVLISLLRAHKVIDEHNRWALGEGHLVMTGDMFDRGHQINEVLWFMYGLDKQARDAGGMMHLLMGNHEQMVLQGDLRYVNARYQLSSELIGRSYDALYGQDTEIGKWLRSKNTVAIVNDMLFMHGGISPEWLERGLTISQANDLYRKHIDDERADLKANPLLNFLFFKGGPTWYRGYFKDELSSAQIDALLKHFGVKHIVVGHTSQERVLGLYDNRIIAIDSSIKLGKSGELLWVEDGKLLRGKFDGSRSELVSD from the coding sequence ATGTATAAGAGGTCTGCTGTGCGTGCGTCGGTATTCAAGCTTTTGCTGCTTCCTTTAGCGCTTGGCGCTCCCCTGCTCTCCTTACCTGCCTCCGCTCAGGTGAAGGTTGAGCCCCAGAACAAGACGGCACCGACCCTTGTCGATAACGGCCCATTCAACGACGGCCCCTATGTTATCGATAATGCCAGCGGCAGTGCCGATGCACTGTGGATTTGTCAGCGCGAGCTGAAAAAGACCGCAGGCACAGGCCAACTGACTCGCCCCAGCCACTGTGGTGATTTACCGCAGCCGCTTATTCATGCGCCCTATGCCATCGACCCGGACAAGTACGGCAAGGTCAACACCCTGGTCGCCCTGAGTGATGTGCACGGCCAGTTCGACGTGCTGATTAGCCTGCTTCGGGCCCATAAGGTGATTGACGAGCACAATCGCTGGGCACTGGGTGAAGGCCATCTGGTGATGACCGGCGATATGTTTGACCGTGGTCATCAGATAAATGAAGTACTGTGGTTTATGTACGGTCTGGATAAGCAGGCCCGCGATGCCGGTGGCATGATGCACCTGCTGATGGGCAACCATGAGCAAATGGTACTGCAGGGTGACTTGCGCTATGTGAACGCACGCTATCAGCTCAGCAGCGAGCTGATTGGCCGCAGCTACGATGCGCTTTACGGCCAGGACACCGAAATCGGCAAATGGCTTCGCAGCAAAAACACCGTCGCCATAGTCAACGACATGTTGTTTATGCACGGCGGCATCAGCCCCGAGTGGCTGGAGCGCGGCCTGACCATCAGCCAGGCCAACGACCTGTACCGTAAGCACATCGACGATGAGCGCGCCGATCTGAAAGCAAATCCACTGCTTAACTTTTTGTTTTTCAAAGGCGGCCCCACCTGGTATCGCGGCTACTTCAAAGATGAGCTGAGTTCGGCGCAAATAGACGCCCTGCTGAAACACTTTGGCGTTAAGCACATAGTGGTGGGTCACACCTCACAGGAACGGGTACTTGGGCTGTATGACAACCGCATCATTGCCATAGATTCATCCATCAAACTGGGTAAGTCCGGTGAACTTTTGTGGGTGGAAGACGGCAAGCTGCTGCGGGGTAAGTTTGACGGCAGCCGCAGCGAGCTTGTCAGCGACTGA
- the ettA gene encoding energy-dependent translational throttle protein EttA: MAQFVYSMLRVGKIVPPKKQILKDISLSFFPGAKIGVLGLNGSGKSTLLRIMAGIDTEIEGEARPMPGLKIGYLPQEPQLDPNQTVREAIEEAVGEAKRALTRLDEVYAAYAEPDADFDALAKEQGELEAIIQAQDAHNLDNILERAANALRLPEWDAKIEVLSGGERRRVAICRLLLEKPEMLLLDEPTNHLDAESVAWLEHFLQEYSGTVVAITHDRYFLDNAAGWILELDRGEGIPWQGNYSSWLEQKDARLKQEAATESARQKTISKELEWVRQGAKGRQSKGKARMNRFEELNSSDYQRRNETNELFIPPGPRLGDKVIEVRNLTKSYGDRILIDNLSFSVPKGAIVGIIGANGAGKSTLFRMLSSAEQPDSGEIDIGETVKIASVEQFRDSMNNKATIWEEISGGQDIMRINNMEIPSRAYVGRFNFRGADQQKIIGTLSGGERNRVHLAKLLQAGGNVLLLDEPTNDLDVETLRALEEALLEFPGCAMVISHDRWFLDRICTHILDYRDEGQVNFYEGNYTEYSTWLKNTYGTDVVEPHRLKYKRMTK; encoded by the coding sequence ATGGCTCAGTTTGTTTACAGCATGCTGCGGGTTGGCAAGATAGTGCCGCCCAAGAAGCAAATCCTTAAAGACATCTCCCTAAGCTTCTTCCCCGGCGCCAAGATTGGTGTTCTGGGTCTGAACGGCTCGGGTAAATCCACCCTGCTGCGCATCATGGCCGGTATCGACACCGAAATCGAAGGTGAAGCCCGCCCCATGCCCGGTCTCAAGATTGGTTACCTGCCCCAGGAGCCACAGCTTGACCCGAACCAGACAGTGCGTGAAGCCATCGAAGAAGCCGTTGGCGAAGCCAAGCGCGCCCTGACCCGTCTCGATGAAGTGTACGCTGCCTATGCCGAGCCGGACGCCGACTTCGACGCCCTGGCCAAGGAGCAGGGCGAGCTGGAAGCCATCATTCAGGCTCAGGATGCCCATAACCTGGATAACATCCTCGAGCGCGCCGCCAACGCCCTGCGTCTGCCGGAGTGGGATGCCAAGATTGAAGTGCTGTCGGGTGGTGAGCGCCGCCGTGTAGCCATCTGCCGCCTGCTGCTCGAAAAACCCGAAATGCTGCTGCTTGACGAACCCACCAACCACCTGGACGCCGAGTCTGTGGCCTGGCTTGAGCACTTCCTGCAGGAATACTCAGGCACAGTCGTGGCCATTACCCACGACCGTTACTTCCTCGACAATGCCGCCGGCTGGATTCTGGAACTCGACCGCGGCGAAGGTATCCCCTGGCAGGGCAACTACTCCAGCTGGCTGGAGCAGAAAGACGCCCGTCTGAAGCAGGAAGCCGCCACCGAGAGCGCCCGTCAAAAGACCATCTCCAAGGAACTTGAGTGGGTGCGTCAGGGTGCCAAGGGCCGTCAGTCCAAGGGCAAGGCCCGTATGAACCGCTTTGAAGAGCTGAACAGCTCCGATTACCAGCGCCGCAACGAGACCAACGAGCTGTTTATTCCGCCCGGACCACGTCTCGGCGACAAGGTAATTGAGGTGCGTAACCTCACCAAGAGCTACGGCGATCGCATCCTTATCGACAACCTGTCTTTCAGCGTACCCAAGGGCGCCATTGTGGGCATTATCGGTGCCAACGGTGCCGGTAAATCGACCCTGTTCCGCATGCTGAGCAGCGCCGAGCAGCCAGACAGCGGCGAAATTGACATCGGTGAAACCGTGAAAATCGCCTCGGTTGAGCAGTTCCGTGATTCCATGAACAACAAGGCCACCATCTGGGAAGAAATTTCCGGCGGTCAGGACATCATGCGCATCAACAACATGGAAATCCCAAGCCGTGCCTATGTGGGCCGCTTTAACTTCCGTGGTGCGGATCAGCAAAAAATCATCGGTACCCTCTCCGGTGGTGAGCGTAACCGTGTGCACCTGGCCAAACTGCTGCAGGCAGGCGGCAACGTGCTGCTGCTCGACGAACCTACCAACGATCTGGACGTGGAAACCTTGCGTGCCCTCGAGGAAGCCCTGCTGGAATTCCCCGGCTGCGCCATGGTGATTTCGCACGACCGTTGGTTCCTCGACCGTATCTGTACCCACATCCTCGACTACCGCGATGAGGGTCAGGTGAACTTCTACGAAGGTAACTACACCGAGTACTCTACCTGGCTGAAGAACACCTATGGCACCGATGTGGTTGAGCCGCATCGCCTCAAGTACAAGCGCATGACCAAATAA